The following coding sequences lie in one Pontibacter sp. G13 genomic window:
- a CDS encoding PQQ-dependent sugar dehydrogenase yields the protein MKFSFRLLFLILLGCSACQSGSQRITRTERQILIIHPEGQSVSPEFAQMIEQAASAQNWAIHYESDWDIADEEFLLQHSAIILTGIAPQALPLHQTAAIERYVQSGGGIIWEAAGDHQLLPHQWPWAESAFAPQDPALAKQTVTAVKHLAEDTTPKKFDGGRIWMPHNWTDWSPESWTGAIGSAIGTNSYDLGLTTTRSAPKASRFTRKVLDDYDINEPMELAALPNGDVIFIERRGKMKLYKADSGNTKTIATFEVCTSGNYEDGMLGLELDPHYPTRPYLYLYYSPSEACDRPQTLSRFTMHGDSIILGSEKIILEVPVQRETCCHSGGEIVFGTDGYLYLSTGDNTSSKESDGYTPIDERPGRGPFDAQKSSGNTHDLRGKILRIKVNSFGSYDIPDGNLFPKDGSQGAPEIYVMGCRNPFRFSVDPKTHWVYWGDVGPDVGQAGKYGPQSYDEWNQAKSAGNFGWPYFVGNNFAYFDRDFDMDTVGAYFDPLAPKNQSPNNTGSIDLPPAQPAWIWYPYGMSPEFPLLGDGSRSAMAGPVFYQDQYDLASDTKFPQWFDGKIFIYEWARSWIKVVEMDSTGQVRRIEPFLPDMPLSKPIDLEFGPDGAMYLLEYGENYFMNNPQARLVKVEYAAGNRQPIAHLQAQPIEGAAPHTVQFDASTSFDYDLADSTLNFAWDFDGDGIEDATGAQASFTYTESGTFTATVTVTDPQTGAASASQLIRVGNAPPVISLELSGNQDFAFAGQRRNYAFKISDIEDEASGRFRLANAAITTVFVADGHDLEVTLGEGQAMPSASLQYAKGLNLIENSDCSSCHDMEIHSVGPSYQEVAAFYGQTSEEIEQLANKIITGGNGVWGEKIMAGHPQHTLDETREMAKYILSLDQASQTQPTGTIAIPADAAPQGAYLLAATYQDQGANGIAPISTRLIHILRSSKIEMESNAESSGLGFITMGAARDESAIGWFSSKDAFVKFDEMDLTGVGGANLRLAYGVGGKVHFRIDAVDGPEIGSLNLPAGEIETWRETTVSFSQVQGKHTLYVVFEPAAEGHIGRFDWMQLLPAQGI from the coding sequence ATGAAATTCTCCTTTCGCCTCCTCTTCCTCATCCTATTGGGATGTTCGGCGTGCCAATCCGGTTCGCAGAGGATCACCCGCACGGAACGGCAAATCTTGATCATCCATCCCGAAGGCCAATCTGTGTCTCCCGAATTTGCCCAGATGATCGAGCAGGCCGCTTCCGCTCAGAATTGGGCCATCCACTACGAATCAGACTGGGACATCGCAGATGAGGAATTCCTCCTCCAACACAGTGCAATCATCCTGACAGGCATCGCTCCCCAAGCGCTTCCGCTCCACCAGACAGCCGCCATCGAGCGCTACGTCCAGTCCGGCGGTGGGATCATCTGGGAAGCCGCTGGAGACCATCAATTGCTCCCCCATCAGTGGCCTTGGGCGGAATCAGCATTTGCGCCGCAAGATCCTGCGCTGGCCAAGCAAACAGTAACCGCTGTCAAGCACCTGGCGGAAGACACTACCCCCAAGAAATTCGATGGCGGACGTATCTGGATGCCACACAATTGGACAGACTGGTCCCCTGAGAGCTGGACAGGGGCGATTGGTTCAGCCATTGGCACGAATAGCTATGATCTGGGTCTTACGACGACTCGATCAGCTCCGAAAGCTTCTAGATTTACCCGAAAGGTCCTCGATGACTACGACATCAACGAACCGATGGAACTGGCCGCACTCCCTAATGGCGATGTCATCTTCATTGAGCGTCGTGGCAAGATGAAACTCTACAAAGCCGATTCAGGCAACACCAAAACCATTGCCACATTCGAAGTATGTACCTCCGGAAATTACGAGGACGGGATGCTCGGACTGGAGCTGGACCCGCACTACCCTACTCGGCCGTATCTGTATCTGTACTATTCCCCCTCCGAAGCCTGTGACCGTCCCCAGACGCTTTCAAGATTTACCATGCATGGCGACTCCATCATTCTAGGCTCCGAAAAGATCATCTTGGAGGTACCCGTACAGCGTGAGACTTGCTGCCACTCCGGTGGGGAAATCGTATTTGGCACGGACGGTTACCTCTATCTTTCAACGGGAGACAATACGAGCTCCAAAGAATCCGATGGCTACACGCCCATCGATGAACGCCCCGGTCGTGGTCCTTTTGACGCCCAGAAATCCTCCGGCAATACGCACGACCTGCGCGGCAAAATCCTCCGTATCAAGGTCAACAGCTTCGGGAGCTATGACATTCCCGATGGCAATCTCTTCCCCAAAGACGGCAGTCAAGGCGCCCCAGAGATCTACGTCATGGGATGCCGGAATCCATTTCGATTCTCTGTAGACCCGAAAACCCATTGGGTGTATTGGGGCGATGTGGGCCCAGATGTCGGGCAGGCAGGCAAATACGGACCGCAAAGCTACGATGAGTGGAACCAAGCCAAATCAGCAGGCAACTTTGGGTGGCCCTATTTCGTGGGGAATAACTTCGCCTATTTTGACCGGGATTTCGACATGGATACAGTGGGTGCATATTTCGATCCGCTGGCGCCTAAAAATCAATCTCCCAACAATACCGGCTCCATTGACTTGCCACCTGCTCAACCTGCATGGATCTGGTATCCTTATGGAATGTCTCCCGAATTTCCGCTGCTGGGCGATGGCTCCCGAAGCGCGATGGCAGGTCCGGTGTTTTATCAGGATCAATACGATCTCGCTTCCGACACCAAATTCCCCCAGTGGTTTGACGGTAAGATATTCATCTATGAGTGGGCCAGAAGCTGGATCAAGGTCGTCGAAATGGACTCAACAGGCCAAGTACGCCGTATCGAGCCATTCCTCCCTGACATGCCGCTATCCAAACCCATCGATCTGGAATTTGGGCCAGACGGGGCGATGTACCTTCTGGAATATGGAGAAAACTACTTCATGAACAACCCCCAAGCGAGACTCGTCAAGGTGGAATATGCGGCGGGCAATCGACAGCCCATCGCCCACCTTCAAGCCCAGCCCATCGAGGGCGCTGCGCCGCATACCGTACAATTCGATGCCTCCACGTCCTTTGACTATGACTTGGCGGATTCAACGCTGAACTTCGCATGGGACTTTGATGGAGACGGAATCGAGGATGCGACAGGCGCACAAGCCAGTTTCACCTATACGGAGTCGGGGACATTCACCGCGACCGTTACCGTTACAGACCCGCAGACAGGTGCAGCTTCAGCGAGCCAGTTGATCCGGGTGGGCAATGCGCCCCCAGTCATCTCATTGGAACTATCAGGCAACCAAGACTTCGCATTTGCGGGACAGCGCCGCAATTACGCATTTAAGATTTCAGATATCGAGGATGAAGCCTCAGGACGGTTCAGACTGGCGAATGCAGCCATTACGACCGTATTCGTGGCAGATGGACATGATCTGGAAGTGACGTTGGGCGAGGGGCAAGCCATGCCTTCCGCTTCCCTCCAATATGCCAAGGGCCTCAACCTGATCGAAAATAGCGACTGTAGCAGTTGCCATGACATGGAGATCCACTCCGTCGGGCCATCCTATCAGGAGGTCGCAGCGTTCTACGGCCAGACTTCTGAGGAGATCGAGCAACTCGCCAACAAGATCATCACGGGCGGAAACGGAGTATGGGGCGAGAAGATCATGGCCGGCCACCCACAGCATACCCTCGACGAAACCCGAGAAATGGCCAAGTACATCCTCTCATTGGATCAGGCTTCACAGACCCAGCCGACCGGGACCATCGCGATTCCGGCTGATGCAGCTCCACAGGGTGCCTATCTGCTCGCGGCTACCTACCAGGATCAGGGTGCCAACGGAATTGCCCCCATCAGCACACGTCTCATCCACATCTTGCGTTCTTCTAAAATAGAGATGGAATCCAACGCCGAATCTTCCGGTCTCGGATTCATTACGATGGGTGCGGCCAGAGATGAAAGCGCCATCGGATGGTTCTCCAGCAAAGATGCCTTCGTGAAATTCGATGAGATGGATCTCACAGGCGTGGGAGGGGCAAATCTGAGATTGGCGTATGGGGTCGGTGGCAAAGTGCACTTCAGAATCGATGCCGTCGATGGCCCTGAGATCGGGAGCCTCAACCTGCCAGCCGGAGAGATCGAAACTTGGAGGGAAACCACCGTTTCATTCTCTCAAGTGCAAGGAAAACACACGCTGTACGTGGTATTCGAACCCGCAGCAGAAGGACATATCGGCAGATTCGACTGGATGCAGTTGCTGCCAGCCCAAGGCATCTAA
- a CDS encoding tetratricopeptide repeat protein yields the protein MDISELFQHAWMARYAGDYDKALAMTQQVETLASPHDYAVLGRVEHFYRQFAVDRDDLTTAWGHSEASVSHYRQAGLPDRLAHALRHQAELAQVTGRVELAGSLFREALTLYRAQTHPYAGDLANALRAYGVWLGEHGPEKESREVWQEVRDLYQSVGLEQGVEEAEARLRKWG from the coding sequence ATGGACATTTCCGAACTCTTTCAACACGCCTGGATGGCTCGATATGCAGGAGACTATGACAAGGCGCTGGCAATGACTCAGCAGGTGGAAACCTTGGCCAGTCCGCATGATTATGCGGTGTTGGGCCGAGTGGAGCATTTCTACCGGCAGTTTGCAGTGGACCGAGACGATTTGACTACGGCATGGGGGCATTCGGAGGCGTCTGTATCCCATTATCGCCAGGCAGGACTTCCAGACCGATTGGCGCATGCATTGCGGCATCAGGCAGAACTGGCGCAAGTAACGGGTCGAGTGGAACTGGCGGGGTCCTTGTTTCGAGAAGCCTTGACGCTTTACCGAGCGCAAACACACCCATACGCCGGCGATCTAGCCAATGCCTTGCGCGCCTACGGGGTTTGGTTGGGCGAGCACGGCCCTGAAAAGGAGTCTCGTGAGGTCTGGCAGGAAGTACGGGATCTGTACCAATCTGTGGGACTCGAACAAGGCGTCGAGGAGGCAGAGGCGCGATTGCGGAAGTGGGGATAG